A single region of the Roseivivax sp. THAF197b genome encodes:
- a CDS encoding TRAP transporter substrate-binding protein has translation MERRKFLKVATTGAAASALAAPAVAQDRIDMVIVSTWGRDFPGLGTSAQRVAARIEEATEGEIAVQYFAAGERVGAFDSFDEVASGNAQAYIGTDYYWKGKHPGWAPFTAVPFGLTYTEIDAWMKFGGGQDLLDKIGAEFGIKGIPCGNTGLQMGGWFNKEINSPEDLRGLKMRIPGLGGDVMAKVGASPVSLPGGQIYENLVSGAIDATEWVGPWNDFFLKLYEAAQYYYWPGMHEPASQVSLGMNADFWSQLSDNHKRIITICCAEENARQPAETNYQNGIYLNRLVNEYGVELREFNDDVYEVFGEAANEVIEETRDHSALAAEIIDSFLEVRNNVGVWSNYSDAPYVAKRNRFLRI, from the coding sequence ATGGAAAGACGTAAGTTTCTGAAAGTCGCCACGACCGGCGCCGCAGCATCCGCGCTGGCCGCTCCGGCTGTTGCGCAGGACCGCATCGACATGGTCATCGTCTCGACCTGGGGTCGTGACTTCCCCGGCCTCGGCACCTCGGCGCAGCGCGTTGCCGCGCGCATCGAAGAGGCCACCGAGGGCGAGATCGCCGTTCAGTACTTCGCCGCGGGCGAGCGCGTGGGCGCGTTCGACAGCTTCGACGAAGTCGCGTCCGGTAACGCACAGGCCTATATCGGCACCGACTATTACTGGAAGGGCAAGCACCCCGGCTGGGCGCCGTTCACCGCCGTGCCGTTCGGCCTGACTTATACCGAGATCGACGCCTGGATGAAGTTCGGCGGCGGTCAGGACCTGCTCGACAAGATCGGTGCAGAGTTCGGCATCAAGGGCATTCCCTGCGGCAATACCGGCCTGCAGATGGGCGGCTGGTTCAACAAGGAGATCAATTCGCCCGAGGATCTGCGCGGCCTCAAGATGCGTATTCCGGGCCTCGGCGGCGACGTCATGGCCAAGGTCGGCGCATCGCCCGTGTCGCTTCCGGGTGGTCAGATTTACGAAAACCTCGTCTCGGGCGCGATCGACGCGACCGAATGGGTGGGCCCGTGGAACGACTTCTTCCTCAAGCTCTATGAGGCGGCGCAGTACTATTACTGGCCGGGTATGCACGAGCCCGCATCGCAGGTCAGCCTCGGCATGAACGCCGATTTCTGGTCGCAGCTTTCGGACAACCACAAGCGGATCATCACCATCTGCTGTGCCGAAGAGAATGCGCGTCAGCCTGCCGAAACCAACTACCAGAACGGTATCTATCTGAACCGCCTGGTGAACGAGTACGGTGTCGAGCTGCGTGAATTCAACGACGACGTCTACGAAGTCTTCGGGGAAGCCGCCAACGAGGTGATCGAAGAGACCCGTGATCACTCCGCGCTGGCCGCCGAGATCATCGACAGCTTCCTAGAGGTCCGCAACAACGTGGGTGTTTGGTCGAACTATTCCGACGCGCCTTACGTCGCGAAGCGGAACCGCTTCCTGCGCATCTGA
- a CDS encoding amidase, which produces MTSPDRDAPGAQDIARGIAAGQTDASRELEACLDRIDAREDAIGAWVAIDREGARAAARALDQRGRTGPLHGIPMAVKDIFAAKDLPWRCGSPIWKDRVAGFDAGSVALARAAGAVILGKTETTEFASYTPARTLNPHDPTRTPGGSSSGSAAAVAAGMVPLAFGTQTSGSIIRPASYCGIVGFKPSFDLIEPGGVAPLARSLDTIGLFARSVEDVALGASALAGCDLTLDTPKTSAELTAYRSAAWAEAEPDLVTAWEAFETEVSRQAAPFPPEIEADLANAAALHARIMAAQASEALAFEYATAPELLSDALRDQLEEGRAISVEQRHADWVAMRRLRHMVDAALPEDAIFLTPAATGPAPALEAGTGSPAFNRIWTLLGLPCCTVPILKAQDGMPIGVQIVGATGNDRGVLRMAQTVLARYGRTH; this is translated from the coding sequence ATGACATCACCGGATCGGGACGCCCCCGGCGCGCAGGACATCGCGCGCGGTATTGCAGCCGGGCAAACGGATGCCTCGCGCGAACTGGAGGCCTGCCTTGACCGGATCGACGCGCGGGAGGACGCCATCGGCGCCTGGGTCGCCATCGACCGCGAGGGCGCACGCGCCGCGGCCCGCGCCCTCGATCAGCGCGGGCGGACAGGCCCGCTTCACGGCATCCCCATGGCCGTAAAGGATATTTTCGCGGCCAAAGACCTGCCCTGGCGCTGCGGCTCCCCGATCTGGAAGGACCGCGTGGCGGGGTTCGATGCGGGCTCCGTCGCCCTTGCGCGGGCTGCGGGTGCGGTCATCCTGGGCAAGACGGAAACCACGGAATTTGCCAGCTACACCCCGGCCCGGACCCTCAACCCGCATGACCCCACGCGCACGCCCGGCGGCTCCTCGTCGGGATCGGCGGCGGCGGTGGCAGCGGGCATGGTGCCCCTGGCGTTCGGGACGCAGACCTCGGGCTCGATCATCCGGCCCGCCTCCTATTGCGGGATCGTGGGGTTCAAGCCGTCCTTCGACCTCATCGAGCCGGGCGGCGTGGCACCCCTTGCGCGCAGTCTCGACACGATCGGGCTTTTCGCGCGCAGCGTCGAGGATGTGGCGCTCGGTGCAAGCGCGCTTGCGGGCTGCGATCTGACCCTCGATACACCGAAGACATCGGCGGAGCTGACGGCCTACCGCTCCGCCGCCTGGGCGGAGGCGGAGCCTGACCTCGTGACCGCGTGGGAGGCGTTCGAGACGGAGGTCAGTCGGCAGGCAGCCCCCTTCCCGCCCGAGATCGAGGCCGACCTGGCCAATGCAGCCGCGCTCCATGCCCGGATCATGGCCGCACAAGCCTCGGAAGCCTTGGCCTTCGAATACGCCACGGCGCCAGAGCTTTTGTCGGATGCCCTGCGCGATCAGTTGGAGGAAGGCCGCGCGATCAGCGTCGAGCAGCGCCACGCCGATTGGGTCGCAATGCGCAGGTTACGCCACATGGTCGATGCCGCCCTGCCGGAGGATGCGATCTTCCTGACCCCCGCGGCAACCGGCCCGGCCCCGGCACTCGAGGCGGGCACCGGCTCGCCCGCGTTCAACCGCATCTGGACCCTTCTGGGCCTGCCCTGCTGCACCGTGCCGATCCTGAAAGCGCAGGATGGCATGCCCATCGGCGTGCAGATCGTGGGCGCCACCGGCAATGACCGGGGCGTGTTGCGGATGGCACAAACCGTGCTGGCCCGGTATGGACGCACACACTGA
- a CDS encoding gamma-glutamyltransferase family protein: MLHAAMGFEGAVTAPHRAAALAGRDVLRDGGTAIEAMVAAAATIAVVYPHMNGIGGDGFWIVKRPGEAPQGIFAGGQAAALATPDWYADQGHEGAIPARGGLAALTVPGTIGGWEAALGLAETRLPLSRLLAPAIGYAQDGIAVTGNQHRTTRDKLDGLRDVPGFAEHFLLDGDVPAPGARLTQTALGQTLAQLAEHGLRSYYTGPIAEAHARFLEANGSPLRLQDFHDYAAEGVTPLELTTSQGTIWNMIPPTQGVSSLMILGLFDRLGVTEAEGFDHIHGLIEATKQAFIQRNAELGDHTHMATPAQDWLEGTHLDALAARIDRARALPWPYEPKAGDTIWMGACDRDGTMVSFIQSVFWEFGSGLTCPETGVFFQNRGAGFSLAPGPNQLAPGKRPFHTLNPAMAELPDGRVMAYGTMGGEGQPQTQSAVFTRAAQFGQDLQAAVTAPRWLLGKTWGDNTTTLKLEDRFDPDLVAALRAAGHEVEMIDAYSDLAGHAGAVMRHPSGLLEAASDPRSDGAAITD; this comes from the coding sequence ATGCTTCACGCAGCTATGGGATTTGAGGGCGCGGTCACGGCGCCGCACCGGGCCGCCGCACTGGCAGGCCGCGACGTGCTTCGCGACGGCGGCACCGCGATCGAGGCGATGGTCGCCGCGGCCGCCACCATTGCCGTGGTCTATCCGCACATGAACGGGATCGGCGGCGACGGGTTCTGGATCGTCAAGCGCCCCGGAGAGGCACCCCAGGGCATTTTCGCGGGCGGCCAGGCGGCGGCGCTGGCGACCCCGGACTGGTATGCGGATCAGGGCCATGAGGGCGCCATTCCAGCCCGCGGCGGGCTGGCCGCGCTGACCGTGCCCGGCACGATCGGCGGTTGGGAGGCTGCCCTCGGACTTGCAGAGACGCGCCTGCCCCTGTCGCGCCTTCTGGCACCCGCCATCGGCTACGCGCAGGACGGCATCGCGGTGACCGGCAATCAGCATCGCACCACCCGCGACAAGCTCGATGGCTTGCGCGACGTGCCAGGCTTTGCGGAGCATTTCCTGCTGGACGGAGACGTCCCGGCCCCAGGCGCGCGCCTGACGCAGACGGCACTCGGGCAGACCTTGGCGCAATTGGCCGAGCATGGCCTGCGCTCCTACTATACCGGCCCCATTGCCGAGGCGCATGCGCGCTTTCTGGAGGCCAATGGCAGCCCGCTGCGCCTGCAGGATTTCCACGACTACGCCGCCGAAGGCGTCACGCCGCTCGAGCTGACGACCTCGCAAGGCACGATCTGGAACATGATCCCGCCGACGCAGGGCGTGTCGTCGCTGATGATCCTCGGTCTCTTTGACCGGCTGGGCGTGACCGAGGCCGAGGGCTTCGACCATATCCACGGTCTCATCGAGGCCACCAAGCAGGCCTTCATTCAGCGCAATGCCGAGCTGGGCGATCACACCCATATGGCGACGCCCGCGCAGGACTGGCTGGAAGGCACCCATCTCGACGCGCTGGCCGCCAGGATCGACCGGGCGCGCGCCCTGCCCTGGCCCTACGAGCCCAAGGCGGGCGACACGATCTGGATGGGTGCCTGCGACCGCGACGGCACCATGGTCAGCTTCATCCAGTCGGTGTTCTGGGAATTTGGCTCCGGCCTGACCTGCCCCGAGACGGGGGTCTTCTTCCAGAACCGCGGCGCGGGCTTCTCGCTCGCACCCGGCCCGAACCAGCTCGCCCCCGGCAAGCGGCCCTTCCACACGCTGAACCCAGCCATGGCCGAGCTGCCCGATGGCCGCGTGATGGCCTACGGCACGATGGGCGGCGAAGGCCAGCCGCAGACGCAATCGGCGGTCTTCACCCGTGCTGCGCAATTCGGTCAGGATCTGCAAGCGGCGGTCACGGCACCGCGCTGGCTTCTGGGCAAGACCTGGGGGGACAACACGACCACGCTGAAACTCGAAGACCGGTTCGACCCCGACCTGGTGGCGGCCCTGCGCGCGGCGGGCCACGAGGTCGAGATGATCGACGCCTATTCCGACCTCGCAGGCCATGCGGGCGCCGTGATGCGCCATCCCTCGGGCCTTCTGGAAGCCGCATCCGATCCCCGCTCCGACGGGGCAGCGATCACCGATTGA
- a CDS encoding integrase arm-type DNA-binding domain-containing protein, translating to MEKLTDAECRNAGPGELHDGGGLFLDVKKTGSRSWKFRWTAMVDGKAKRSKMGLGAYPAVSLKRAREKAQECRKAVAEGRGPRKLWSKPARSKTFKDVSYEFFDLYKGKLKGDGEAGRWLSPLKTHVFPKIGNRPIAELSLDDLVEVIWPINGRDVGRKALDRINLIMDHARGREQTHLSDVKRLVKAQLPRTSRKSVGHPALDWRDMPGLWLALGDSVAHIGLKFYLLNVPRTSNVTQARWDEIDMQAGVWDIPPETTKTGEPFAAPLARQSMDLLRIAKRHFVMEGNDHIFPSPTARKKGVISENTWGKWLKDHDWKAADGRHAVAHGFRATFATWCGDEQVCEKDMAVRCIQHKVENAADAAYLRSRLLPQRRAVMQRWADFVTSGELAAQEAHRRKEEQKSYLESYPEKPGRNGEQRTGAEIEEWYRRDNEDDKDLPTGAHEEDMPNHLEIEKWAADYVPPKK from the coding sequence ATGGAAAAACTGACAGACGCAGAGTGCCGGAATGCCGGTCCCGGAGAGCTACACGATGGCGGCGGCCTGTTCCTCGACGTGAAGAAGACAGGCTCGCGTTCGTGGAAGTTCCGCTGGACCGCGATGGTCGATGGCAAGGCCAAGCGTTCGAAGATGGGCCTAGGGGCCTACCCTGCGGTGAGCTTGAAGCGCGCCAGAGAGAAAGCGCAGGAGTGCCGGAAGGCTGTGGCCGAAGGCAGGGGCCCCCGGAAGCTCTGGTCCAAACCAGCCCGGTCGAAGACCTTCAAGGATGTGAGCTACGAATTCTTCGATCTTTACAAGGGGAAATTGAAGGGTGACGGAGAGGCAGGCCGATGGCTAAGCCCTCTAAAAACGCATGTATTCCCGAAAATCGGAAATCGCCCGATCGCGGAGCTTTCTCTCGACGATTTGGTTGAAGTAATCTGGCCAATCAATGGCCGGGACGTAGGGCGGAAAGCCCTGGACCGCATAAACCTCATCATGGATCATGCCAGAGGGCGCGAGCAGACACACCTCAGCGACGTAAAGAGGCTCGTGAAAGCCCAGCTTCCCCGGACCAGTCGGAAGAGCGTAGGACACCCGGCGCTGGATTGGCGGGACATGCCCGGACTTTGGCTCGCGCTCGGTGACAGCGTGGCGCACATCGGGTTGAAGTTTTATCTGCTCAACGTGCCGCGTACATCGAACGTGACACAAGCTCGGTGGGACGAGATCGACATGCAGGCGGGTGTCTGGGACATTCCGCCGGAGACAACGAAGACAGGGGAGCCTTTTGCCGCGCCGCTGGCGCGACAATCAATGGACCTGCTTCGCATCGCCAAGCGTCATTTCGTCATGGAAGGCAACGATCATATCTTTCCATCACCAACCGCCCGCAAGAAAGGCGTTATCAGCGAGAATACATGGGGCAAGTGGTTGAAGGACCATGACTGGAAGGCCGCAGATGGCCGTCATGCCGTAGCCCACGGGTTCCGCGCTACCTTCGCGACATGGTGCGGCGACGAACAGGTTTGCGAGAAGGACATGGCCGTCCGCTGTATTCAGCACAAAGTCGAGAATGCCGCTGACGCGGCGTATCTCAGGTCGAGGCTCCTGCCTCAACGCCGCGCAGTCATGCAGCGGTGGGCGGACTTCGTGACCAGTGGCGAACTTGCCGCACAAGAGGCCCATCGCCGCAAGGAAGAGCAGAAGAGTTACTTGGAGTCCTACCCCGAGAAGCCGGGACGAAACGGTGAGCAGCGTACCGGAGCCGAGATTGAGGAGTGGTATCGCCGTGACAACGAGGACGACAAGGACCTGCCTACCGGAGCGCATGAAGAGGACATGCCAAACCATTTGGAGATAGAGAAATGGGCTGCGGACTACGTACCTCCCAAGAAGTGA
- the drt2 gene encoding antiviral reverse transcriptase Drt2 has translation MPGFYLPTENEFDPSTDDFVLPAISKERRYKHFDLPLPETERELAIDFTQELEPHRFLPMLGFTDLARRYIRQKGADGKWLRGADGNFIRKVKDKPRPIRFAGHADAAYLQAYAEHLNPSYERALAEDGTAGAVLAYRKGGGTNIHHAKSLFDEIVLRQDCTVVAMDISGFFDCLDHTLLRDEVAGLMGETRLYGHHGTVWKNVTRYSWVETEDLDAVLGKKRNGHGRVCSPADFVQHVRGRKGGLVRKHDQTFGIPQGTPISGLYANIYLRTFDREMMAWVGRYGGSYRRYSDDIAVVLPLGKKVDHVVSVVEKMLADFGLAMSVDKTDHAHFQCGRLISAKAIQYLGFTFDGNTVLIRPSSLDAYRHKMRRGIHAKLVAAKGNEIPSFQVFKREVLSRYTHLGKRRNFLKYAYKAADVMGSKEIRQQVKPHMTWFNRAWEKEIAKVYGGFVVAS, from the coding sequence ATGCCCGGGTTTTACCTGCCTACCGAGAACGAATTTGATCCATCGACCGATGATTTTGTGTTGCCTGCCATTTCGAAGGAGCGGCGCTACAAGCATTTCGATCTGCCCTTGCCAGAAACCGAGCGTGAGCTGGCGATTGATTTCACGCAAGAGCTCGAGCCGCACCGTTTCTTGCCGATGCTCGGGTTTACGGATCTCGCCCGTCGATACATCCGCCAGAAAGGTGCCGATGGAAAATGGCTTCGGGGTGCAGACGGGAATTTCATCCGAAAGGTGAAAGATAAGCCTCGTCCGATCCGGTTCGCCGGACACGCCGACGCTGCATACTTGCAGGCATATGCGGAACATCTAAACCCGTCTTATGAACGAGCGCTGGCAGAAGACGGGACCGCTGGCGCTGTTCTGGCCTATCGCAAAGGCGGAGGAACAAACATCCACCACGCCAAATCGCTGTTTGACGAGATCGTGCTTCGCCAGGATTGTACCGTCGTAGCAATGGACATCTCCGGCTTTTTTGATTGCCTTGACCACACGCTGTTGCGAGATGAAGTCGCGGGCTTAATGGGCGAAACTCGGCTTTACGGCCACCACGGCACAGTGTGGAAGAATGTGACCCGCTACTCGTGGGTTGAGACGGAGGATCTAGACGCCGTACTGGGAAAGAAGCGAAACGGCCACGGTCGGGTCTGCTCTCCAGCCGATTTTGTCCAACACGTAAGGGGGCGCAAAGGCGGGCTGGTTCGGAAGCATGACCAGACGTTCGGCATCCCACAAGGGACGCCAATTTCTGGTCTCTACGCCAACATCTACCTGCGGACATTTGACCGAGAAATGATGGCGTGGGTTGGACGCTACGGCGGGTCTTATCGCCGCTATTCGGACGATATTGCCGTCGTTCTTCCCTTGGGAAAAAAAGTTGATCACGTCGTCTCGGTTGTAGAGAAGATGTTGGCCGATTTTGGACTTGCTATGTCGGTCGACAAAACCGACCACGCTCACTTCCAATGTGGTCGTCTCATTTCAGCGAAGGCGATCCAGTATCTTGGTTTCACGTTTGACGGCAACACGGTGCTGATCCGACCATCATCCCTCGACGCGTACCGGCATAAAATGCGACGCGGCATCCACGCAAAACTTGTCGCGGCAAAAGGCAATGAGATTCCGTCGTTCCAGGTTTTTAAGCGTGAGGTACTCAGCCGCTATACCCACCTAGGAAAGCGCCGGAATTTCTTAAAATACGCCTACAAGGCGGCAGACGTGATGGGCAGCAAAGAAATCAGGCAGCAGGTGAAGCCACATATGACTTGGTTCAATCGGGCTTGGGAGAAAGAAATCGCGAAGGTCTACGGAGGCTTCGTTGTCGCATCGTGA
- a CDS encoding competence protein CoiA family protein, producing the protein MHPNDARAAQYRGQQESKMHRSMCELISELAGLDERCEETKVDEYLPPTDGKHGRYPDVLVDWRDFGRFAVEYQMSHTFQTEVSQRCIHYDREGIPLLWVLSSFDPERVPQAVSDVVHRHRGNAFVLDQQAINASRDQRTLVLTCYMSDGAGYDAPVLVRFDALTFPESCLPFLEDRLVGPLLERIKSKRFPYFRALRAWGDRLSDLPLADLEPFAERKRVDRLVAAAFSIIAEAAGKPENFASGHPNIRAMLNTFQNSGSLAPYARLLTALIENTSQRGLLKGSVGEHLRRAIKGHRLGHIEQVSEASPEWRLLRELLPEALDPFTRQRLVEAGALPAWAK; encoded by the coding sequence ATGCACCCGAATGATGCGCGGGCGGCCCAGTATCGCGGCCAGCAAGAATCCAAAATGCACCGCAGCATGTGCGAACTCATTTCGGAACTCGCTGGCTTGGACGAGCGGTGCGAAGAAACGAAGGTAGATGAGTATCTGCCGCCCACAGACGGCAAGCACGGGCGCTATCCCGACGTTTTGGTTGACTGGCGAGACTTCGGGCGCTTCGCCGTCGAATACCAAATGTCCCACACCTTCCAGACGGAGGTGTCGCAGCGTTGCATTCACTACGACCGTGAAGGCATTCCGCTGCTTTGGGTGCTGTCGTCTTTCGATCCCGAACGCGTGCCGCAGGCGGTTTCGGATGTTGTGCATCGGCACAGGGGCAATGCCTTCGTCCTGGATCAGCAGGCGATCAACGCATCGCGCGATCAGCGCACGCTCGTCCTGACCTGCTATATGTCGGATGGCGCAGGATACGACGCTCCTGTCTTAGTCCGCTTCGATGCTCTGACATTCCCGGAGTCCTGCCTTCCCTTTCTTGAAGACCGACTTGTTGGGCCGCTGCTCGAACGGATCAAATCGAAACGCTTCCCCTATTTCCGTGCTCTGCGAGCGTGGGGCGATAGACTGAGCGACCTGCCGTTGGCAGACCTTGAGCCATTCGCGGAACGGAAGCGCGTTGACCGCTTAGTTGCCGCCGCGTTCTCCATCATCGCGGAAGCCGCTGGCAAGCCGGAGAACTTCGCAAGTGGGCACCCGAACATTCGCGCCATGCTGAACACCTTCCAGAACTCTGGATCACTCGCCCCTTATGCACGCTTGCTGACTGCCTTAATCGAGAACACGTCACAGCGCGGCTTGCTAAAGGGCAGCGTCGGGGAACACCTTCGGCGGGCGATCAAAGGCCACAGGCTCGGCCATATTGAACAGGTCAGCGAGGCGTCGCCTGAATGGCGGTTACTGCGCGAGTTGCTGCCCGAGGCGCTTGACCCATTTACGCGTCAACGCTTGGTTGAAGCGGGAGCCCTGCCAGCCTGGGCCAAGTGA
- a CDS encoding recombinase family protein, with protein sequence MEMIGYVRVSTNKVDQGAGWEEQHRVLRELGVPADSINVEEASTKGPRPVFEKLLAKANCEATPDRRICIVASKLDRAFRDLAAADAAITHPTNHNVIWLLPDLSPHPLDPRDPTQMLLVRMMGAVAQFERDRMAERRAYGIAKAKKEGKYKGRAPTARAKTDEVLRLHARELRPDEIAKIAGIGRASVYRILRDAKGAESARTA encoded by the coding sequence ATGGAGATGATCGGTTACGTCAGGGTCTCGACCAACAAGGTCGATCAGGGCGCGGGCTGGGAAGAGCAGCACCGTGTCCTCCGCGAGCTGGGCGTGCCCGCCGACAGCATCAACGTAGAGGAGGCATCGACCAAGGGGCCCCGTCCTGTGTTCGAGAAGCTTCTCGCTAAAGCCAACTGCGAGGCCACCCCCGACCGCCGCATCTGTATCGTCGCCTCAAAGCTCGACCGAGCCTTCCGCGACCTCGCCGCTGCTGACGCGGCCATCACCCACCCGACTAATCACAACGTGATCTGGCTCCTGCCTGACCTTTCGCCGCATCCGCTTGATCCGCGCGATCCAACACAGATGCTGCTGGTCCGAATGATGGGTGCAGTCGCGCAGTTTGAACGGGACCGGATGGCCGAGCGCCGCGCCTACGGGATCGCTAAAGCGAAGAAGGAGGGCAAATACAAGGGGCGCGCGCCGACTGCCCGGGCGAAGACAGACGAGGTCCTGCGTCTCCATGCACGCGAGCTGCGCCCCGACGAGATCGCCAAGATCGCGGGTATCGGACGGGCCAGTGTGTATCGTATCCTCCGTGACGCTAAAGGAGCAGAATCGGCTCGGACTGCTTGA
- a CDS encoding RES family NAD+ phosphorylase, which translates to MDEEQVSLCAACAKHPEVKALVTSDLKAGVCGACGTLGDVFNPKRFELLRNLIRALIRLHFSEDDYNHHWGGTSLDEVLLSQENPILEVATCQDYQDEFINRITWEGEIYPDYDKGICLFAGDDGVGGRGIQFSIPETRNRELRSIEKRLERENFHAVEDAMEKVVDQIKDDIEASVTEGTIWYRGRIGVQERSVHVDWRNVTHVATPYKDSAIGALPPPLASAGRTNRQGVSVLYVASEIETALAEIRPHPSHFVSVGGFRARKDLRVARFDLAIGPFSSSDARLDLFALIYHIDTLLSAPVIPEERQRYSITQLLSDILIRNGFEGVIYRSSVGKGINLCAFDPAAFDFDERASAVMKVDRVHYRFSNVDTSIPS; encoded by the coding sequence TAAACACCCCGAAGTAAAAGCACTGGTAACAAGCGATCTGAAAGCGGGCGTTTGCGGCGCATGTGGGACGTTGGGGGACGTATTCAATCCAAAACGCTTCGAACTTCTACGGAATCTCATCCGAGCGCTGATACGGCTGCATTTCAGCGAAGATGATTACAATCATCATTGGGGCGGCACTTCCTTAGACGAAGTCCTACTTAGCCAAGAGAATCCAATCCTCGAAGTCGCTACGTGCCAAGATTACCAGGACGAATTTATTAATCGGATCACTTGGGAAGGGGAGATTTACCCCGACTATGACAAGGGGATTTGCCTTTTTGCTGGTGACGACGGTGTAGGAGGACGGGGCATTCAGTTTTCGATTCCCGAGACACGCAACCGGGAGCTACGAAGCATTGAAAAGCGACTTGAACGTGAAAATTTTCATGCGGTTGAAGATGCGATGGAGAAAGTTGTCGATCAGATCAAGGACGATATTGAAGCATCAGTTACGGAAGGAACGATTTGGTATCGTGGGCGAATTGGTGTCCAGGAGAGGTCGGTCCACGTTGATTGGCGCAATGTTACCCATGTTGCTACGCCCTATAAAGATTCGGCCATTGGCGCACTGCCACCTCCGCTGGCATCTGCCGGTCGCACCAACCGACAAGGCGTTTCTGTTCTCTATGTTGCTTCTGAAATCGAAACGGCTCTTGCCGAGATTCGGCCGCATCCGAGTCATTTTGTCTCGGTTGGCGGGTTCCGCGCTCGTAAAGACCTTCGTGTGGCACGCTTCGACCTTGCTATTGGCCCTTTCTCTTCGTCGGATGCCCGGCTGGACCTTTTCGCGCTTATCTACCATATTGATACACTATTGAGCGCGCCGGTAATCCCGGAGGAGAGGCAACGATATTCCATCACACAACTATTGTCCGATATCCTGATACGAAATGGATTCGAGGGCGTCATCTACCGCAGTTCGGTGGGTAAAGGTATTAACCTCTGCGCCTTTGATCCGGCGGCCTTTGATTTTGATGAAAGAGCGTCCGCAGTTATGAAAGTGGATCGCGTGCATTACCGTTTTTCGAACGTTGATACCTCAATACCATCATAG